The Oncorhynchus clarkii lewisi isolate Uvic-CL-2024 chromosome 31, UVic_Ocla_1.0, whole genome shotgun sequence genome includes the window CAGTCAAGGGAGACTTGACACAGAACGGCTGACTGAAAAAACAACCACCCCATTACAAAAGCCCTTGGTACAACAGCAGTGCAAACCATTAGCTTTCTTTAACTAAACCACTTATAGGACTACCCTGTAGGACACAAGACACATCACAGTAGCCTCTTAAAATAACATATTTCAAATTTGCTCACAAAATATCTGTATATGACAGGATCTTGTCATCCAAGCCAGCTAGTGGCGTGCTTATTTTTTGTTTAGATCGAGGACACAGGAGCGTTTCCCAGGGCAGAGGAAGTGTGGTCAGTGGCAGGGACATCCAGCCTGGCCTCACAGCTAGCTGTTTGCAGACCAAGCCTTCATTACACCACAATGCAGTCCCACTGACCTGAGCAACTGCTTCAGAGACCTGGGATGGAGAAACAGAGCAGGCTGTTAACGAACACTTGCCCCAGAGTCCATGTCTAAgataacacaaacaaacacaaacaacaaTAAGATACATCGACATGCTTCAGTCTGTGGATGGCAGATGCATTTCATTACCTACTAATCTTCTTAAACGTCAGCACTACAGAGATGGAAAGGAGAtcttgtcaacttgattcatctTAATGTGATTATCAAGGATTTGGAAGATCTCCTGAATGTTGGGTACGTATCCTGACTGCAGCTTGGACCAGATTGGTACATCTAAAAGGGAGTGTAGAAAAGATGGGAGACAAAGATGTTTACATATAATTTAACTGAATTTCATCATCACTGAATTAGTTGTGTACATCCATGCAAGGATGTAAAGTGAAGAAAGTGTTTTCAGTGACCCCATTCAACTCACCATTTAGTGTGATTTCAAATGCACCGGTGGACAAGAAGTGGGTCTCCAACATGTTACTGAGGAAGAATGTCATCAGGCACGAGAATATCTGGAAGACAAACAAGTGTGTTTAGTCAAAATCTATTGAAGTTGAAACCGTAAAACCTCACCTTATTTTCTTGAGTCCACGTCCATGCTCTGGGAGTCTCCAGTCCAAGCATAGCGAAGGGATTTTGTCCACTGACAACCAGGGCAATGGCAAGAAGTTTGAAGTAGGAAAATAAATTTCCGAGATATCTGGTGGAGGGCAAAAAGTGGTGATCAGAACACCAAATTCCCTGACGAAATAAATATGTTGACTGGCTACATGGCAAAAACGTGCCATCTTACTTGTTGATGGTTGTGGGAGGGTAATTTTCCCCTTCTATGCGGATGTCCGGGTACAACTGGCTGATAGACCGGGAGTACTCCTGGAACACCTTGCTATACCCTCAGGAGATGCTGTAACACAAAAACTGGTTAGAAATGTGTGTATTTAACATAAATTAGAAGTTATATTATTGAAGTATTTcgtggctcccgagtggtgcagtggtctaaggcactgcatcttgagtgcttgaggtgtcactacagacaacctggttcgattccaggctatatcacaaccggccgtgtttgggagtgcacaattagcccaggtttggccggtgtaggccgtcataaataagaataagaactgatttgcctagttaaataaaggctacattaaacaaataaaaattgcTGGATACTGTGACACTAAATTCCAGACTACCAGCCTGCATATAGTTAGCTAGTTCAGGTAATATGCCGGTTCTTTCATTCTATATTAGGAGCCAAAAAGGCTGTATATAGCTAGGAGGATTAGCGAGCAAGCTCAGCTAAGAACttactagctaactagctagtagctagcatCAAACAATGTCCCCAAACGATCAAATGGCTAGTTAGCATAAGCTAGTTAGCATTGACTAGCTAACTGCGCCtgctatctaacgttagctagaaaaATAGCTACATAACAGAGAAAAACGATAATCTTACCAAAACTGGAATTTCAGCACTGGCCCAGTGTAGAGGGCCTGCTTGCTGAGCCTCTGTGGGTCGGCATCCCGCAAACTATCAGCCCCCATATTCAGGCTGTCAGAGGCCTGCGCTGGGTGTTGAGTCATCATGGACCTCCCGACGTAAATGTCTTTTACAGTGACAACTGTGAACAGCAGAAGCGCCGTCAAGATACCCGTTTGGCTATATTCTGCCATTTGAAACGGGGTTTAGGGGACCAACGCCCCGCTTCACAACCAAGTCTATCGACTGGCAAACTACTGTACACCTGACAGTTTTCTTCTGACCCGTCTCCACTGGCAAGCGGCTACAAACTGGCTAGCTCTGTATTAGCAGCAGCTTCATCCTCTTCCTGTAATCTGTGCACTACATCTCTGAAATGCTGCCCCCTGCCGGAGTGGATGCAGCACTATTTGTATGAATACGTTATACTGTATCTCTAATTCTATGGATACActgtacagtgtcttcagaaagtattcataccccttgacttatttcaaaTGTTGTTTTGTTCCAGCCTGATTTCAACATGGATTAAATCGTATTTGTTTCTCAACCATtcgcacacaataccccataatgactaagtgaaaacatgtttttagaaaagttagcaaatgtattgaaaataaaatacagaaatatataatttaaataagtattcacacccctgatgTTAGAATCACttatggcagcgattacaactgtgcatctttctgagtaagtctctaagagttgtgtacacctggattgtacaatatttgccaattattattttcaaaattcttcaagctctagttgttgatcattgctggacaaccattgtcaagtcttgccatagattttcgagcagatttaagtcaaaactgtaactcggccactgaggaacattcactgtcttcttggtaagaaagATCCAgcatagatttggccttgtgttttaggttagtgtcctgctgaaaggggaattcatctcccagtgtctgttggaaagcagactgaaccaggctttcttctttttattttttatcctgaaaaactctccagtccttaacgattccAAGCATATCCATaaaatgatgcagccaccactatgcttgaaaatatggagcgtggtactcagtaatgtgttgtattgaatttgccccaaacataacacgttATATTCAGGACAAGAAATTAATTGCTTTGCCAAAAATAATTCtgtattattttagtgccttagtgccttgttgcaaacaggatgcatgttttgtaatatgttttattctgtacaggcttccttcttttcactctgtcaattagtttAGTatagtggagtaactacaatgttgattcatcctcagttttttccAATCCCacccattaaactctgtaactgttttaaagtcatcattggcctcatggtgaaatccctgagcgttgtccttcctctccagcaaacggagttaggaaggacacctgtatctttgtagtgactgggtgtattgatacaccatccaacgtgtaattaataacttcaccatgctcaaagggacattcaatgtctgattttttaTTTGTACCATCtatgtgaggcattggaaaacctccctggtctttgtggatgcATCTGTatttaaaattcactgctcgactgagggaccttacagatcatttattgtgtggggtacagagatgaggtagtcattcaaaaatcatgtaaaacactaatattgcacacagagtgagtccatgcaacatattatgtgacatgttaagcacatttttactcctgaactaatttaagCTTGGCATAACAAAGGGGGATGACTACTTATTGACTCAACATATTTAAGCTTTTCAATTTTAATTaatctgtaaaaaatgtactttgtcatcatggggtattgtgtctaggccagtgacaaacaaatctgaatttaattcattttaaattcaggctgtaacacaacagaaggtggaaaaagtcaaggggtgtgaatactttctga containing:
- the LOC139390574 gene encoding selenoprotein T2 → MAEYSQTGILTALLLFTVVTVKDIYVGRSMMTQHPAQASDSLNMGADSLRDADPQRLSKQALYTGPVLKFQFCISUGYSKVFQEYSRSISQLYPDIRIEGENYPPTTINKYLGNLFSYFKLLAIALVVSGQNPFAMLGLETPRAWTWTQENKIFSCLMTFFLSNMLETHFLSTGAFEITLNDVPIWSKLQSGYVPNIQEIFQILDNHIKMNQVDKISFPSL